Within Cydia fagiglandana chromosome 1, ilCydFagi1.1, whole genome shotgun sequence, the genomic segment CGAGCCGATACGGCCCCTAGTGGACGACACCGACGGGAAACCGAAATACGCGGCCAAGGACAGAGCGGAAATACTCGCTCGCAGCCTTGAGCGGCAATTCAGGCCATTCCCCGACACCGACCCGCAGCACACAGCGGACATCGTGCGGCACGTTCGAGACTACCTCAGCGTGCCCGTTGAGACCCACGATGATCCACTTTATTTTTCTCCTTCACAGGTCCAGGCGACAATCAGACGTCACTGCAAGCCGAAGAAGGCGCCGGGCCCCGACGAGATCCCAAACATGGCGCTCCGCCAACTGCCGCTAAACTCCTTAGCGGCAGTGGCGCGCCTGTTCAACGGGATCCTACGATCGGGGCACTTCCCCACCATCTGGAAGTCCGGACGGGTCATAGTCCTTCCCAAGCCCGGGAAGGACAGAAGAAAGCCGGAGAACTACCGGCCCATCACGTTGCTATGCAACCTATCAAAGGTGTTCGAGAGGTTACTGCTCCGGCACCTCTCGCCACACCTGACACCCAGGCCGGAGCAATTTGGTTTCAGGTCTCAACACTCCACCACGTTGCAGCTCACCCGCGTGCTACACCACATGGGCACGGCGCTCAACAAAAAGGAGTATACAGTCGCTGTCCTCCTAGACATGGAGAAAGCGTTCGATCGAGTTTGGCACGAAGGTCTAATATATAAACTTTCTCTGTCCACAGCCCCTCGCCGCATCGTGAGAGTCATCGCTTCATTCCTGGCAGACCGACGCTTTCACGTTCAAGTGGAAGGCACACTGTCAGAGGAACGCCCGATACAGGCAGGCGTCCCCCAGGGGAGCTGCCTGTCGCCCGCATGCTACGCGCGCTACACCGACGACATTCCAGTCGTAGGACAAGCGCAACTAGCCCTATTCGCAGATGACGCCGCTTACTTTGCTTCCTCTTTCCAGATGCCGCACGCAGTCTCCAAGATCCAGCCGACGCTCGACGCCCTTCCTGACTGGCTCTCCAAATGGAGGCTATCAGTCAACGTGGGCAAGACGCAAGCGCTCATCACAGGGGCAGCCAGGATCCTGCCCCCACCTCCCTCCCTTCTAGGCCAGCCACTGACATGGTCACCCACAGTGAAATACCTGGGGGTGACCATAGACAGGAGGCTCAACATGAAGAAGCATGTCGCGGCGACGATCATACGAGCGAGAACCGCTCGTATGAACCTCCGCCCGGTCTTGCGCAGTAAGCTTCCCGTACGGACCAAACTCGGTCTGTACAAAGCTTACGTGCGATCTCGACTAACATACGCTTCACCAGCCTGGTATTCTTTCTGTTGCAGGACCATCAGGGCCAACTTGAGGCGTCAGGAGACCCTCTCGCTACGGACCATCGTCGGGGCAACGCGGTACGTCAGCAACGCAGCCATCGCCGAGTACCTGAAGTGGAGCAGCAGCCTGGAAGACTTCGTCATCGAGCGTCTCGCGCGGGGCATGTTCGACCGCGCGGACAACTCCGACCACGAACACATACGCGGGATCGCGCCTCATCACGCGCGCCCGCCGGACCAACGCGGGGCTCGGCATCTCCCCCGAGCCCTCCTACACACcacagaagaagaagaagaagaagaaaacacGAACTCACCACACCGGATGCCGCCTACACAACAGTAGGCACGACGCACACGCCAGCCTAAGCTGCCGGTCGCCTTCCCTGCTTCCCCGACGCCCGGCCCCGCTCAAACGGTATCACCGGGCTAGGGGTCGCGGGGTTGGATAAACGGCCGGTAGCGAGAAAGCTGGCCCTCAATGGACACACAGCCGTCCCCAAAATGACGAGCGATTGACCGCCCCACAAGGTGGGGCGCGACCGGAGACAGCCTCCGCAGCCGGAAGGCGGAAGAGGCCTCTCGCACCCCTTCAAAAGGGTGCCGAATGACTGTACTACTACTAcatatggcgggtgacagaagcctatggaagagactggtcagcaacattaggacatgatgtcacgatcctcagcattgagggaacgactgatgatgatgatgacatgaaaatatacgggtagtaaaaatacacgactcgtgtaaaacatacgcgtgataatgatataggtacgtgttggttatattttgggtgtactataaaatttatatctCTCTCTGTGGTCGATGAttgaggatcgtggtcatcggtggatgtggatgctcctatatataataataatgtggCGGGCTGTTGAGGATTACCTAATACTCGGATTCTAGTGCTCCCGAGTcagtcagggtctccgtctccagCGTGTCTCTTtcagacccgcaggactctcaacTCTGGCTTGCCATAAGGAGGCtatccagagaggagtcgtcaGAGCTATATGTATGCTCCTGGGGTGGAAGTTTTAAAATGCATAACACCGCGAGTAACTTTGGAGAAAGCGCAGTACAGCTCTCGACACCCCTTAGCCGCTCAAGCCGATGCACTATGTGGTATAGGTATGACTAATCTGGGCAGCTAAAATTCAGTTTTTCTAAGTTATCGTAAAAGAATAACTGccttattcgaacttcaagatattcacaagagacgacacgtactagatccattctagatacctacattatagtttagatatcaactagttctcttttgcagcgcaattcgggcaaacaatgtcacttttacgttacattATCATTTCAACTGGATCTATTACTAAAAAAACTTCTCTATAGATCCATCGGAAAGAAGTTGGATCtaagaagatttttttttctcactAGATCCATTTTGGATCTATCGACTGGATCTAAAGAGAATGATTGTATAGTTTAAATAgggtatcaactagttctcttttgcagcgcaaatcgggcaaccaatgtcaataCATTGGCATTGTATTCGGCCTTTTCGCAATAACATACTGGCATAATTTATTGCAAAGGCTTAGTACGTGTTGAAGTATACCTATGCTACAAGTGATTTCTTTGGTGACACAAATCAAATTATGTAGTAAtatcttttctcaaacatgcaatgaaatattgatgttatgttccttataataggctgcgaagtatgacgtttcaggtgcggctaggacaaaaggtcgtaatggaatttcatacacatcttgcaggcctaggccggcaaagtcctcttttttaattttcatttcacagatatttgtgacacagcgtCGTGGcattaatccattaaaaaaaactagaggcagtatttgctttatcgttcgtaatgacactctggcactacgcctataaaaaaaaacaaaaaacaatgtttgctataatttgcagttttaaatgtataaaatcaacatgaacttaataaataatacattatataattttataattttaaattataaatttaactacacaaataaaaacatttaaaatatttcatctaaacgttagcggtaaaaaggtctactcaaacacgcgtagttatattttttaaattgttatggaggtaaagttgaaaaatattcattctgttttattggatttatggtgcgttgttgattttttgactttaatataagttccgacgaaataatgaaattaatattaattgtaatcgtaggtgttggaattggcagcgtaagcagaattgattttaaataacttgctccctctgccgccaagtcaaagacgaagtatgtatatggttgctttgcttatggcaattttattatttgagaaactaagaaaaatggcttacagtttattagaaagagttttgtggcatattttaaatgaatgtaactacaaattcgtcaacactgtggaaattatacttatttactccatgcataaagcaacgatgtatgtgaaacatgatatcaacatgaaagactatgtaaacttatgtgacgaaaacgacagtcagacggatacaaggcgaaaaaaatcaaagatacatgaaaatatgcgggtagtaaaaatacacgactcgtgtaaaacatacgcgtgataatgatataggtacgtgttggttatattttgggtgtagtttacttttagttttttctataaataaaacttgggtttcgtggattttttattttatttatttcattgcatgtttgagaaaagcactatacatacctcggcgggaaatggggttgcccgcgctcagagctatccggcctcgcttcgctcggccgtctatatgtcttcggccggcaacccctttcgtcccggcctctgtagtaatgtactattgaaaCGGTGTTTAGTATTTGTAACAATACCAATAAAGTTATAATATTTAGTTGTATTATCTGGGATCATTTGAGAGCTCTTTTGACTTttgaggatgactcacgctagaccgggccgtgcccgggccaaggcttccgacatgtcattttctatgactgctgatcggtgatcacgtgacgttttccatagaaaacgaagcgccggaatcTCCGgctcggccccggcccggtctagcgtgagtcatcctttatcctcactttactaaaaataatattatgaagTTACACCTCACAAAATAACAAGTAATAAAACGAACAAGCGTCGATTCTGTTGCGTCCAGTTTCTGGCACACACTGCGGAAATTGCTTTTAACAACTTTAATTGGACTCTCAAGAAAGAACTTTTCCAATCTGCCTTTGTTGGTAGGTGAGCTTTAAAAGGCAAGAACAAACGTTTAATAATCATCCTTTTATAACATTACACCTTTACCTACTACTGATGCGACTGCCGGAGGATTTTTGATGAGTTGATGCTAAGCTTGCTGAGTGGCCTAAGTAAGGTAAAAGACCAAAAAGCTTCATTATACCACTATCGTATATAATACCTTTTCTATGATCccagtaaaaaaacactattcCTACTATATaacctaaataataaaacaaaacctATCTCAGTGAACAAAAGTCGTTGATAGCTTTTTTCTATTAGGTATATAATACGGAAACCTTTTTTATGTGTGGGCAGGCTATAACAGCAATGTACTATGATTTTTAGGgatccgtacttcaaaaggaaaaaacggaacccttataggatcactcgtgcgtctgtatacTGTCTGTCCGACCACCTCCCCcctcctttatctccgaaactactgggactaacattaaaaaaaaatagttctttacgtatagatgacaggaaaacctattagataTGTGCaatctacgggtttttaaagacatttcaatCACATTccacttaaaaatatacattgttaaaaattgggtaatgtacagaacccgtGGACCGcgagtccgacacgcacttgaCCGATTTTTCTAATTCCAAAACAGTTTCACAAATGTTTCATCGATGACGTTCTATCAAAAGGTTTGGTGCCCTTAGTAAATATTAACAGTCTTCTGAGAATTTCCATTTGTAACTGCCGCctttcacaataaataaaataacctccttctttgagatttggaagtcggttaataagtTCTATTCAATGAATAGTTTATATCCATCATTAGTGGACTCACAGTTTATTAAGATATTCATTACAACATGGCGTAAGATAAACAGATCACACGATATAAAATTAGAGTACCttacatatgtacatacctTACATCATAAATCGTTGTGGATGTAAAATACCAAGTAATTACGGATGTTTCTTACCAGAAATAAATGTGACGCTACGAAAAAAATTCTTTACgaagcaaaataaaattagattttGCACCAGACCATGGAATTCAAAATGAACGGAGTAGCTACATTATGTTTTTAAAGTGGCAGTGCTTGATGGAGTAATTTTCTCAACGCAGTGTGTGATAAAAGAggactttaatattttttatgaactgTTAATAAGTCTTTCGAGAATGTTGCACAGATGTAAACATAACGGTACTTTCTGATTGGTAAATAAGTACTGAAAATGATTCAAACTAAAATAGTTACATAGATTACTACTGTCACCTACATATATTGTTATACAGCAcaacttacaaaataatttatCGTCATAAGAACTGCGACGCACAATATGAGTAGTTGAACTACTTATGATGGATAATTTTCTTAGAAATAACCTTACCTCGAAATAACTTATTCTATATACATAGATATGTACCTTTTTAAACACAATCTTtgggtagtaggtaggtaatatgttTAAATAACCCAAAACAACAGAATTCTTGGTTTTTCCTCTCGCATCGCTCACGTAGTAATTAcctatgtattatattatagtttgaactgaaattaattttgaataattagTGAAAATCCGTTTTCATTAGGGCAATACCTACGGGAAACTAAATACGGATTTTTACGGTAACATTATAATTATGCatctaatgtaggtataaaatgtAACGTTTGCCATATTTCCTATATTTCGTCGCTCATGGCATCAGACATTTCACATGCGGTCTTAGGGATTCGCGGATTCcagtttaaataaatttgcATATCAGACGGAACACGGAACGCAGGCAGTTTCGTGACGGCGCGTACGCCAAATTACTCGTACGGTAAGATACACGCGACATTTTATACTCGCATTGAGggttaatattatattaagctaGAAAATATATGGCGAATATGTATAAATAGACTGGAATTAATTGATTGGATGGATTCATTGGATGGATTAATAACGTACCTACATAATggatatgtttattttattgcgGTGTTTGTATATTGTTACTTGAATTTCTAAAGGATACAGTaggtttaaaataatattttaagctCAATGCAATTACAGACTGCTtttagtacctatgtaaataattgtataatttttaGCCTTGCTCCTTAAGTTTAATTACCTATTAAGACATAGTATTAAGTACGTGTAATTATTCTTAGCTTGAAAATATAACACTACGCTACGAAGAAACTTATAATGTTTAATTAACGTATGTAGGTTTATGGAAGGTAGCTTAATTACTTTTGTCGGCCAATAACCCGAACCAAAGTATACATTTTGTTAAAGTAGCAATTATGTGGGTCGTACATTCACTGGATTTGCATACTAACAATCAAGGCAACGGTTGCTGACAGTTAGGGAGTGCCTAGAACGGCCTGATGTGTGTCTGACACCTCGAACTAAATTCACATTTCAACACAGTGCTTTACCGTGTCTGTAACCGCAGCAGAACCCGCACTGCGTTGCATGAATTTGTCTGTACTTTTTGTAAATGGAAAACAGTGTGAAGCTGGCCAGTTGCCAGTATTCCGCCAGAGGCCCTGGCATATTGATTCTGTTTGCTGTCATGAATCTTAGTAAGTGCATGGCAAAAGGCTAGTTACTTCCCGGCGGCTTTGAAGATTTCTTTGAAATGCTTTCTGGTTCTTAGTGTCAACAAAATGGGTATTTATATACGTCAATTAAACGACATGTAAGATGACCTAAATACTTTATCaagtatttaggtacctatttaggtTTAGGTTGGGTTTAGTGCGCGGAGTAGTTCAGTGATGAAGGAAAATATCctttaatatgtaggtacacggAGAGTATTCGTAAGGTtaaggaatttaatttctacactATTTCGCACCTTGTCATACTTTGTCAcggtgacaatcaatatgaaaactgctagggatttcatattattaaaaatggtTCTCTCACTCTGGATTATGGATCTCATAATTATCACATGACTACTTATTCATATGTAATCaataatattgatattataCAGCAAAGTTCTTCCCTAATTACACTAAATAACTATGACGACAATATATACTGAGAATCATATAATTACAATAGagtaaaaaatgtgtgaacATACTTTGCATAAATTGTTGTAACAaacctgcaagcctattatggatcgcgttatccacatttatccacgtgataaaacaactgtcactttttatcaCGCTGAGCCGGGCaccattttatcacgctgtcacgtagacaaatacgaccatcatatccgtactgtatCTATAACATAGTCGGTCTCTTAAGAAACTGTTTACCATAAGGTAAATACAGCTAGCTTAAATCGATACGCACAGGTTTTCTTACAAGCTCTGGCAACAAGCCAAATGCAGTTGCATTTGTACCAAACTTCGTGCCTCGACACGGCTTATATAAAGCTCTGTTAACTAATTACTTCAGTCGTTTCGTTAAAAGGCCAATTTAAGTGTTTTACTGCAGCGGATTAGTCGTTTAACTAATTTGCTCTTGATAAGCTCTCTTTAgtttaatttgtaatttattattttttaacgaTGAGAATATATGCTTTTGAGTTATTTTGTTGCGTCCACGTCTACGTCTAATataaggcccccccccacatctggcgtctttcgagcgtcggcgtctacaatgctatggccgacgtcgacgcaacgtcgacgcagcgtcgacgcaactgcgcagcgacgtcgttttccatagcgctggaccgacgccgacagacgccgacgctcgaaagacgccagatttGGGGGGGCCCTTATGGTATCAGGCTAATTTCTCTGGGAATCAATGCAAATTATTTTAGAACACATTACACTTCATGACAAAGCACTGTTGTTATTTAAAtacacatttttatttaaagtaggtatttgaCAAACAAACGCAGAAAACCCTTTCTTTATAATTTCTGgttctaagtatttttatttatttttttagggttccgtacctcgaaAGGTAAAAAAacactcgtgcgtctgtttgtctgtctgtctgactaTGCCCCCTGggtcttaaattttgaaaaaaatacacaatgcctatagatgacaggcaaaccaattagaaatgtacagtcaagcgtgagtcgaacTTAAGTACTGGTTTGATCCGATTTTTCAAAGACATTTAATTGACGTTcctcataaaaaaatacatagttaAAACTTGGTAATGTccaaatccgactcgcacttgatcgTTTTTATATATCTCCATGTAAGTATACATTAATTGTAAGTATTTGATTAAATTTCCTTAGGTTTTAGCGCGAAAAAAAACATGtactcaaatatttatttattcagctTACAGTTCATTTTCATCTCCCGTTACATTTAATAACATTCTTTGGAACTCTTTATTAAAGTAGTCGGAAATCATTTTCCAAACGTTTATTGAATACCAAACAACTACCCCTAACGAAAAAACAACACGAAATATTAAACCAAGCATTTtcaatattaaataggtaagtatatgttttttttaaccaCTTCTATTTTCAAAGTCACGTTTCTAgaaatgtaatataattatatacatgaAAAGTGGTTGGTAATTCTTTTTACTATAATTATATAGGTAACTAGAGAAGCTGAAAACCGATTTACTTTAggtaaatacaatatttttagtcAAAGCCTTTTTTGCAGTCGACAGTCTCGGGCACATTTCAATGTCAACATAAGTCCTCTTAATAAATTCAAATTctattaaacaatatttaaaaagtgaCTCTCTAGGATGCTTATTACAATTCGACTCGGTAATACTCGTCCTCACCGTATATAATTTCTGATATGACAGAGAATATTGTTTGAATGTGTGGGTAAGCAATAGTTGTAACCATCACTATGCTGTTCGCTAATACAAATAGCTTCATAGTATCCATGCCATCCTCAGAcctaaaagaataaaaaaaaatttaacggGACAAGGGTATTTTACGTGGTATTTCGTACCTGTGTAAAGGAACAAAATGCCACCTGACATATTTATACCTTCAAATTTTTGTTTaggtgggtgaatcaactttttctgataattagttgccatggttacggtctcctgggtcactcttaaaatactagttattttgtatttaaatgaaccaaacttgaatgttttggtagttataaggtcTTTCCAAAATGTGACATCTACCCAAGcatgtttgtagaacatggtacagcagttcttttaagaaactatgctactattatctcctggctgatgggacagaataacaacaaaaagTAGTTGATTGACCCAGGTACATATATTCACCATTAGTACAGGCCgcctagccaacatgccaatcgcttacgctccgtagcgatcgataCGCAACTGTCAttgtcgcactaatatagaagagtgataggGAGACGTAAAGCGCATCGTTGTCGAAGcaatagcgattgtcaccttggctaggccggctgattagataataaaattatttaagttctggcttactgtattttgtatttagttCTAGTTATGTGTAATTCAATTTCATGCTTATATACCTGTGTCATGTTTGGTGTATACTATAAGTGACaatatgataaaaaaataaaataaaaataaaatatatttacctaAGCCATCCTCCAAACCCTTGATCTTCATCATCTAAAGAGTCAGTCTTCACAGGTACTTCCGATTTGTCAGTTTCCTTGTTTTCCACAATTTTGGCAGACTGATTTGTTGTGCGTGATTTCTGTTGTTTATTCTTCGCCATAATCccttataatgaaaaaaaaatctagttttatAACCATTTTATTAGTAGGGCAGATGCCCCAAATCTGGCCACTGGGCAAGTCTTGGctatttattgttatattataaatgtacctattaattATACTTATACCATTACAAACTCAATTCCTAACCATATGaagctttaaataaaataaaatattttacataatttttaatataaagaatagcttttaataataatttaactaCCAAAAAGAGAACTAAGGTGGCCGGAACCGGGGCAGCTGCCCTACTCatgtttttattgtataaaatcatGCCAACAAAATGTTTACCCAAGTATTATGACTGATAGcctaaaaatatgtaaatgtataggtatgtcGATATAAATATGgaaatatttaacaaacaatATAAGAATATTAAAACCTAGAAACCTATGTCAATAAAGCTGAGGTATTGAAAAGTAAAACTAAAATAGTAcggttataataattattatagtttatAGGAAATCGGTAGCCCATTTAACAAAAATGCAAGAAATTCtgaaaaaacacttatttattcGACTGGTATTTCTAACCAAAGATACATGAGGAAAGTTACATAGACAGTGGCGCTAGGTGAGTAAAACTaggaactatttttttttttaaagcaagaCAGGCTTGACGTCTAGGAATGTAAAATTTAATCTACTTATATCCCAATACTCCCACTAATTATACATTTTCTCTACATCTCACCGGTCTTGATACACTTAAATAGATTCTATACTATTACTAATATTACTATACTAGCCTAAGAAAGTACCAAATCTCTATTGAGACAAAATTTTTGAGGTGTCAGAGCTTTTGTTAAAAAATCAGCTAACTGGTTTGAGCTTTGAACATATTGAATTTTTAACAATCCCTGCTCTACCTTCTCACGAATAAACTTGTACTTTACATCAATATGTTTGGATCGTTGATGAAACACAGGGTTGCTTATTAGTTTAATAGCAGCTTGGTTATCCACCAACAGAGTCATATTATTAAGAGATTCACCTAAGTCAATCAACAATTGTCTTATCCATAAAAATTGTTTTGTGGCTTCACAGGCAGCCATAAATTCAGCTTCCATTGTAGACAGGGCAATGGTTTGCTGTTTTCTACTTGCCCATACAATTGGACCATTATTCAATAAGAAAATATATCCACTGGTGGATTTCCTTGATTCAGTGTCACTTGCATAGTCTGAATCGCAGTAACCAACCAGGCCTGAATTCCCTTTATACTCTATACCTATGTGTTTGGTTGCTATTAGGTATCTTAAAATACGTTTTACAGCTTTAACATGCTCTATGCTTGGGTTATTGACATAACGACATACAATATTTACTGCAAATGAAATGTCCGGACGAGACACAGAGGCTAGAAATAACAATGAGCCTACGGCCTCTCTAAAAGGAAAACTTACTGCCTCGCCATCATTACTGCAATTT encodes:
- the LOC134670785 gene encoding uncharacterized protein LOC134670785, with amino-acid sequence MAKNKQQKSRTTNQSAKIVENKETDKSEVPVKTDSLDDEDQGFGGWLRSEDGMDTMKLFVLANSIVMVTTIAYPHIQTIFSVISEIIYGEDEYYRVEL